Sequence from the Bacteroidales bacterium genome:
ATCTCATTGCGAATGGCATTGGAAGGATCAGGCTGCAGGTGGCACTGTTCAATGTCGACAATTTTATCCCAGCGGCCGGGGATGTGCAAGCCCAGGCCACGTTTCTCGAGTTGTTCATCCGATGCCTCTATCTCATCACGCGTAAGCCAGCGGTAATCGGAGAAGGAAAATTCCATCTTATTCCTGTAATAGCGGGTATAAGGAGATGGCAATATATCGTTTATCTCAGGCAAGTCCACCTTCCCGATGCGTTCCAGGTTATCTACCACCTGCTTGCGTTTGAAGCGGAGCTGCTCCTGGTATGGCAAATCCTGCCACTTACAGCCCCCGCATAAGTCAAAATGCTTACAGAAAGGCTCTACCCGCATACTGCTGTAGGCATAAAAATACACGGGTTTACCTTCCATGTATGATTTCTTCTTCCTGGTGATCTTCAGGTCCACCACATCTCCGGGCAAAGCCTTAGTAACAAATATCACCTGCCCCTCAACCCGTGCAATGGACTTGCCTTCGGCCGCAATATCTTCGATGGTGATTTTTTCAAATACCGGCAAACGCTTTCTTCTTCCCACTTTTTTGTTGCAAAAATAATGAAGTTGCAGAAAAAATACTTACCTGCTCGGGGAAATCACAATGCAGGATTTCAGGCAGTACTTAAAAAAAATATTCGCACAAAATAGAGAAAATCAATCTTTCAAAGCCAATTAAGTATTGAATTTTACAGGAATTTGATTTAATTTCGCACCATTGAATGAATGGAGCTTATGCTGTATCCTCCTTACAGAAAAAAAATACATGCCCTCACCGGCTTTCTGCTGATGGCAGCCATCTTTGTGGTTCCCATCACCTACTCATCCATGCATCATGATGCTGCGGCAGGAGGCTCAGATTATGAGGAACAGGTAGATGAGTACAACCTGGCTAAAATCATTCACAAACAAAAGATTCAGCGTATTGATGCCTTCATGCAACAGCACCACAAAAGATATAATTTTCAGGGCAATGTACTGGTGGCTTATAGAGGGAATCTGATCTATGAGGGATCATTTGGATATACCAATCCCCGTAAAAAAGACCCCCTTACCAGGGATGCCGTTTTCCAGCTGGCTTCAGTAAGTAAGCAGTTTACAGCTATGGCCGCTTTGATAGCCATTGAGAAAGATTTGCTGAGTTACGATGATACAGTAACCCGGTTCTTTCCTGATTTCCCCTATGAAGGAATTACCATACACATGTTGTTAAACCATACGGCAGGATTACCCAATTACATGTGGTTGCTGGAGCATTACTGGCAAGGGGAAGAAATTCCCTATAACACGGATTTGATGAAATTGCTGGCCAGGCATAAACTGAACCTTCATTTCAGGCCCGGCACCCGTTTTGGATACTCCAATACAGGCTACGTGATACTGGCAGCCATCATAGAAAAAGCCACCGGAATGCGTTTCGACCAATTTACGAGCCAGGAGATCTTCGAGCCCCTGGGCATGGAGAACAGCTTCGTTCAAAGCGCCGCTTATCCCTCCAGGGAAAAGAAACATCTGGATGGTTACAAATACTGGGGCCGCAGATACAGAAGGGTACCGGCCACGGTTAACGACGGTACGGTTGGCGATAAAGGGGTATACTCCACCATGGAAGATCTGTATAAATG
This genomic interval carries:
- a CDS encoding beta-lactamase family protein, translated to MELMLYPPYRKKIHALTGFLLMAAIFVVPITYSSMHHDAAAGGSDYEEQVDEYNLAKIIHKQKIQRIDAFMQQHHKRYNFQGNVLVAYRGNLIYEGSFGYTNPRKKDPLTRDAVFQLASVSKQFTAMAALIAIEKDLLSYDDTVTRFFPDFPYEGITIHMLLNHTAGLPNYMWLLEHYWQGEEIPYNTDLMKLLARHKLNLHFRPGTRFGYSNTGYVILAAIIEKATGMRFDQFTSQEIFEPLGMENSFVQSAAYPSREKKHLDGYKYWGRRYRRVPATVNDGTVGDKGVYSTMEDLYKWDRALYDNTLVSEQTMNKAFEPLQLKNGNQYPYGFGFRLREVDGEKVVYHYGKWNGFRTGIIRYIEDTSTIIILNHTDRPYNSKITENIQSMLQEG